The following proteins come from a genomic window of Spirochaeta isovalerica:
- a CDS encoding branched-chain amino acid ABC transporter permease: MNKKKIYTIAGISAALVLSVILLIIKPTILVYGIQRAGIYAAIALPMALVLGIVHIVNLAHGEMMMVAAYLSYFICTTFGLDPLVAAIPTGIIMFFLGLIVFKTSIAHTLEAPELNQLILTFGVAMVLSQTVNLIATSQPRKISLDYVSASATIGEVSFGIYDFIFPALAAVFLAVLIYFLKKTRIGKAASAVGQNPRGARIVGINVDLTYTIIFSLASMIIGVFGSFFITKFSIFPAVGGTFTMKSFALVAMAGIGNLPMVIGASLVLGLAESLVMSVPHGAGWTPMIFFGLIIIVILSRSFRSKQ, encoded by the coding sequence ATGAATAAGAAAAAAATATATACGATTGCCGGGATAAGTGCCGCTCTGGTACTCTCCGTGATCCTGCTGATCATTAAACCGACAATACTGGTATATGGTATACAAAGGGCAGGGATTTATGCTGCCATAGCACTGCCCATGGCCCTTGTTCTGGGTATTGTGCATATTGTAAACCTCGCCCACGGGGAAATGATGATGGTAGCCGCCTACCTGAGTTATTTTATCTGTACGACTTTCGGGCTTGATCCGCTCGTCGCGGCGATCCCCACGGGAATCATCATGTTTTTCCTGGGCCTGATCGTATTCAAGACATCCATAGCCCATACACTTGAAGCCCCCGAACTGAATCAGCTGATTCTGACTTTCGGAGTGGCCATGGTACTCAGTCAGACTGTAAACCTGATTGCCACCAGTCAACCGAGAAAAATATCACTCGACTATGTTTCCGCTTCGGCAACGATCGGAGAAGTCAGTTTCGGTATATATGATTTTATTTTCCCCGCACTGGCAGCGGTTTTCCTTGCGGTGCTGATCTATTTTCTGAAAAAGACGCGCATCGGAAAAGCCGCATCGGCAGTCGGACAGAATCCCAGGGGAGCCAGGATTGTCGGGATCAATGTCGATCTGACCTATACGATTATCTTCTCTCTCGCCTCGATGATCATCGGTGTATTCGGCTCCTTCTTCATAACCAAATTTTCCATCTTCCCCGCCGTGGGAGGAACATTCACCATGAAATCCTTCGCTCTGGTAGCCATGGCCGGTATCGGAAATCTGCCGATGGTCATCGGGGCGAGCCTCGTTCTCGGCCTCGCCGAAAGCCTGGTCATGTCGGTTCCTCACGGAGCCGGATGGACCCCCATGATCTTCTTCGGACTGATCATCATCGTCATTCTCAGCAGATCTTTCAGGAGTAAACAATGA
- a CDS encoding branched-chain amino acid ABC transporter permease, which produces MSSTVQKNKTWPVIFGIVGVIVIILPFFTGPYVQSIGRTVITYMILAISWDMLIRSGQLSFGLAGFFGLGSYAAVLSAVNLHFNPFVSILFAAVVAGLMAFLVGAVVLRLRGMYFAITTLALGEIFRIIIHNWTSVTGGPNGKLLPKLAFDGASIPTYAMMVVFALVIIALSEYFKRSKIHYALTAIRDNEIVAKSSGINIYKYLLIAFTVTAAIQGAAGAGFAQLYGFVTPESSFNANYTLIPLAMALLGGMYSTWGPVIGAVLLGVLGEFLKLYIPYGHLVVYGIIIILVLLFMPQGIVGMAGKLLKKGESHE; this is translated from the coding sequence ATGAGCTCAACTGTTCAGAAAAATAAGACATGGCCTGTGATCTTCGGGATCGTCGGTGTCATTGTCATAATACTGCCCTTTTTCACAGGGCCCTATGTCCAGTCGATCGGACGGACAGTCATAACCTATATGATTCTGGCTATCAGCTGGGATATGCTGATCCGCTCGGGACAGCTCTCCTTCGGTCTGGCCGGTTTCTTCGGATTGGGAAGCTATGCGGCTGTCCTCTCAGCGGTAAATCTTCACTTCAATCCCTTTGTCAGCATCCTCTTCGCCGCTGTCGTGGCGGGACTGATGGCTTTTCTCGTAGGAGCTGTGGTTCTCAGGCTGAGAGGCATGTATTTCGCTATTACGACACTGGCTCTGGGAGAAATATTCAGGATTATAATCCACAACTGGACAAGCGTGACCGGCGGTCCCAACGGGAAACTGCTCCCGAAACTGGCCTTCGACGGCGCGTCCATCCCCACATACGCCATGATGGTCGTTTTCGCCCTGGTTATCATCGCTTTATCGGAATACTTTAAAAGAAGCAAAATCCATTATGCCCTGACAGCAATACGCGATAATGAAATCGTAGCCAAATCGAGCGGTATCAACATCTACAAATACCTTCTCATCGCTTTTACGGTTACGGCAGCCATTCAGGGTGCCGCCGGCGCCGGTTTTGCCCAGCTATACGGCTTCGTAACCCCCGAAAGCAGCTTCAACGCCAACTATACGCTGATTCCCCTGGCCATGGCCCTACTCGGCGGAATGTACAGCACATGGGGCCCCGTCATCGGAGCGGTTCTGCTGGGAGTTCTGGGAGAATTCCTGAAACTATACATCCCCTACGGTCACCTGGTCGTTTACGGAATCATCATAATTCTGGTTCTTCTCTTTATGCCTCAGGGAATCGTGGGAATGGCCGGAAAGCTATTAAAAAAAGGAGAGAGCCATGAGTGA
- a CDS encoding ABC transporter ATP-binding protein, translating into MSELRTENLTISFGGLTATNDVNFNIKSGEIVGIIGPNGAGKTTLINLIAGIYYPTSGKIWLDDRDISQIPAHERSALGIGRTFQLIHPLEGLTVLQNVMTGFLFAQKMGLKQAREEARKLCKTLELTGLDRATGEINILETKKMEIAKALATNPKVMFLDEVMAGLNSTETLEAIDIVKQIATERNLAVGVVEHVMGVITKLTHSVIVLDTGRIIASGPYKEVAQNERVKSAYLGGGA; encoded by the coding sequence ATGAGTGAGCTGAGAACAGAAAACCTGACCATCTCCTTCGGCGGTCTTACAGCAACCAATGATGTGAATTTCAATATTAAATCGGGAGAGATCGTCGGAATAATCGGGCCCAACGGCGCGGGAAAAACCACGCTGATCAATCTGATCGCCGGTATCTACTACCCCACTTCAGGAAAGATCTGGCTCGATGACAGAGATATTTCCCAGATCCCGGCCCACGAGCGCTCAGCGCTGGGTATAGGACGGACTTTCCAGCTGATTCATCCTCTGGAAGGGCTGACGGTTCTGCAGAACGTCATGACCGGCTTTCTCTTCGCCCAGAAAATGGGCCTGAAACAGGCCAGAGAGGAAGCCCGGAAACTTTGCAAAACTCTGGAACTGACCGGACTGGACAGAGCGACCGGAGAGATAAACATTCTGGAAACCAAAAAAATGGAAATTGCCAAAGCCCTGGCGACTAATCCCAAAGTCATGTTCCTCGATGAGGTTATGGCGGGATTGAACAGCACGGAAACACTGGAGGCGATCGACATTGTTAAACAGATCGCCACAGAGAGAAATCTCGCCGTTGGAGTCGTGGAACACGTTATGGGGGTCATAACAAAACTGACCCACAGCGTAATCGTCCTCGACACAGGCAGGATCATTGCTTCAGGGCCTTATAAGGAAGTGGCGCAGAACGAACGTGTGAAGAGCGCCTATCTTGGAGGTGGTGCATAA
- a CDS encoding ABC transporter ATP-binding protein: MLELKNISCSYGRMPVVRDLTLKIEEGSTGLFGPNGAGKTTIINAILGLVSLKTGSISFRGIELNKLKTHERVHLGISVVPQERELFPLMTVYENLIVGGQNVPSAREHVEKTLEEVCEIFPILKERFEQKAGTMSGGQQRQLAVGRALMAKPKLLILDEPSLGLQPSIVHDLFTILKDMKKDVSIMVTEQNVRESLRAVDTGHIMENGEIIITGTADELSNNPEVEKAYMGL, encoded by the coding sequence ATGCTTGAACTGAAAAACATAAGCTGCTCCTACGGCAGAATGCCTGTCGTCAGAGACCTGACCCTGAAAATAGAAGAAGGTTCCACCGGGCTTTTCGGACCCAACGGAGCGGGAAAAACCACAATAATCAATGCGATTCTGGGTTTAGTCTCCTTAAAAACCGGCTCAATCAGTTTCAGAGGTATCGAGCTTAATAAACTGAAAACTCATGAAAGAGTCCATCTCGGAATCTCTGTTGTCCCCCAGGAGAGAGAGCTTTTCCCCTTAATGACTGTTTATGAGAACCTGATCGTCGGAGGACAGAATGTCCCCTCGGCCCGGGAGCACGTAGAGAAAACATTGGAAGAAGTTTGTGAAATATTTCCCATTCTGAAAGAGCGCTTCGAGCAGAAAGCGGGAACCATGAGCGGCGGTCAGCAGAGGCAGCTTGCCGTAGGACGGGCCTTGATGGCCAAACCGAAACTGCTGATTCTCGATGAGCCGTCACTGGGGCTTCAGCCCTCTATCGTACATGACCTTTTCACCATTCTGAAAGATATGAAGAAAGATGTTTCCATAATGGTTACCGAGCAGAATGTCCGGGAGAGCCTGAGAGCTGTGGACACGGGCCATATCATGGAGAACGGCGAAATCATCATTACCGGTACGGCCGACGAACTTTCCAACAATCCCGAAGTTGAAAAAGCCTATATGGGGCTTTAG
- a CDS encoding 3-oxoacyl-ACP synthase — MSHVGVMGIGTYTPESKMDASEIASLSGIPENVIREKFGVDSKPVPGPQDSTSHMGIEAAKNAIEMAGIDPAEIDILIWNGAQHKDYLNWLAGLYVADQIGAVNAWSFDMEAMCGSMMAGIEVARSLLLSNSDYKTALLVSGYRNGDMIDYSVPETSFMFDIGAGGSAMVLRKDLGRNEILGSAFKGDGSFSQGCIVKAGGSRNWPVKPEDAGKFRFEIDDVEDFKKKLGERTLPNFYKVIRESLAKGGLTDEDLDYLAILHFKRSTHNLILEELKLTDKQTTYLNEFGHIGQNDQVISIEEGLADGKIKDGDNIVMVGAGIGFVWAAAALRWGPVLT; from the coding sequence ATGAGTCATGTAGGAGTCATGGGCATAGGAACCTATACCCCTGAATCAAAAATGGATGCCTCGGAAATAGCCTCTCTTTCGGGCATTCCGGAAAATGTAATCAGAGAGAAATTCGGAGTCGATTCAAAACCGGTCCCCGGACCGCAGGACAGCACGAGCCATATGGGAATCGAGGCTGCAAAGAACGCTATAGAAATGGCCGGAATCGATCCTGCGGAAATCGACATACTGATCTGGAATGGAGCTCAGCACAAAGACTACCTGAACTGGCTGGCCGGGTTGTATGTAGCCGATCAGATCGGTGCCGTCAACGCCTGGTCTTTCGATATGGAGGCCATGTGCGGTTCCATGATGGCGGGCATCGAAGTGGCAAGGTCTCTTCTGCTGTCCAACAGCGACTATAAGACAGCTTTGCTTGTCAGCGGATACCGCAACGGCGATATGATAGACTATTCGGTACCCGAAACCTCTTTCATGTTCGATATCGGTGCTGGCGGTTCGGCTATGGTATTGAGAAAAGATCTGGGCAGAAATGAGATTCTCGGTTCGGCGTTCAAAGGCGACGGATCCTTTTCCCAAGGATGTATCGTCAAAGCGGGAGGTTCCCGGAACTGGCCGGTCAAACCGGAAGACGCGGGGAAATTCCGCTTTGAAATCGACGATGTTGAGGACTTCAAAAAGAAACTGGGAGAGAGAACCCTTCCCAACTTCTATAAAGTGATCAGGGAAAGCCTTGCCAAGGGAGGTCTGACCGATGAAGATCTGGATTATCTGGCCATTCTTCACTTCAAAAGATCAACCCACAATCTGATTCTGGAGGAATTGAAACTGACCGATAAGCAGACGACTTACCTCAACGAGTTCGGCCATATCGGGCAGAATGATCAGGTTATCTCCATAGAAGAAGGTCTTGCCGACGGGAAGATTAAAGATGGGGATAATATAGTTATGGTCGGAGCCGGAATCGGTTTCGTCTGGGCTGCTGCGGCTTTGCGCTGGGGACCTGTTCTCACCTAA
- a CDS encoding TetR/AcrR family transcriptional regulator: MAKDTKERIMRSAEHLFSLRQFDDVSIAEICREANVSNGVYYRYFRNKEILLRSLNDSFLEYFEEMLSRLDGESVEERLHDFISIVLRVGRERKSEITIFREGQYRFYGYEDKLREIYIKSAEKVFGREISEAEYLYTLSGLRFCSTRALYNGMKVKPEYLVDFILKGILHSGKKTIPRLPDTFKSPFQPSAETGQAKLIQSGLSLFGEKGFYHTAVADIVRDSGLAVGTFYTHFESKEMFLNHLVLKLGENTRHYLSEQVAAVEDRLEQEISGLWYFLNYFHDHLEYYSIVREAEFVANEVVNQYYNAFEQGYMKNLTSVPEGEKRLHGANFLMGLAHYTGIEVLHRKRIQDIKPFLQRIMTLLDEGISC; the protein is encoded by the coding sequence ATGGCAAAAGACACGAAAGAACGGATAATGAGATCAGCTGAACATCTTTTTTCTCTCAGACAGTTTGATGATGTTTCCATAGCTGAGATCTGCCGGGAAGCCAATGTATCCAATGGGGTTTATTACCGCTATTTCCGCAACAAGGAGATTCTTCTCCGCTCTCTCAATGATAGTTTTCTCGAATATTTCGAAGAGATGCTCTCCCGCCTCGACGGCGAATCCGTCGAGGAACGGCTCCATGATTTTATCAGCATCGTGCTCAGGGTCGGACGGGAGAGAAAAAGCGAAATAACGATTTTCAGAGAGGGTCAGTACCGTTTTTACGGTTATGAAGACAAATTGAGAGAAATCTATATCAAATCTGCCGAGAAAGTCTTCGGGAGAGAAATCAGCGAAGCCGAATATCTCTATACCCTTTCCGGATTGCGTTTCTGCTCCACCAGAGCGCTCTACAACGGTATGAAAGTCAAACCGGAATATCTTGTCGATTTCATTCTCAAAGGGATACTTCATTCGGGAAAAAAGACGATTCCCCGGTTGCCCGATACTTTTAAATCTCCCTTCCAGCCCTCAGCAGAAACAGGCCAGGCGAAACTGATTCAGAGCGGTTTGTCACTTTTCGGAGAAAAAGGATTTTATCATACAGCCGTAGCGGACATCGTCAGAGATTCGGGTCTGGCCGTGGGAACTTTCTACACCCATTTCGAGAGCAAGGAAATGTTCCTCAATCATCTGGTTCTGAAGCTGGGAGAAAATACAAGACACTACCTGTCCGAACAGGTTGCCGCTGTTGAAGATCGTCTGGAACAGGAGATTTCCGGACTCTGGTACTTTCTCAACTACTTCCACGACCACCTGGAATACTATTCCATCGTACGGGAGGCGGAGTTTGTCGCCAACGAAGTGGTAAACCAGTACTACAATGCCTTCGAACAGGGGTATATGAAAAATCTGACATCTGTACCTGAGGGAGAAAAAAGACTTCACGGCGCCAATTTTCTTATGGGCCTGGCACACTATACGGGCATAGAAGTCCTGCATCGGAAACGGATTCAGGATATTAAGCCTTTCCTCCAGCGGATTATGACCCTCCTCGACGAAGGCATCAGCTGCTGA
- a CDS encoding alpha/beta fold hydrolase, which produces MSSFIDINGTGLAYEVIGEGKEAIFFLNGVAMTMAHWKPLLPGLTSNSRFVLHDFRGQLMSEKPREEYSLAGHAEDLCALMDELGISHAHLVGTSYGSEVAMEFAILYPHKVDSLVLIDGVSELDPVLKSAVESWQLTAEADPRLFYRTIIPWNYSPGYLEENLGKLREREESISKLPQEYFDGFCRLCDSFLKIDLTERLKEIMAPALVLVGEKDILKHRGFSEIINSAIPQSWMEIIPDAGHAVVIEQPEVVAKRINRFMEVISS; this is translated from the coding sequence ATGTCTTCATTTATTGATATAAACGGTACCGGACTGGCCTATGAAGTGATCGGGGAAGGGAAAGAAGCCATCTTCTTTCTCAACGGTGTGGCCATGACCATGGCTCACTGGAAACCCCTTCTTCCCGGTCTGACTTCAAACTCCCGTTTTGTTCTGCACGATTTCCGGGGACAGTTGATGAGCGAAAAACCCAGGGAGGAGTATTCGCTGGCCGGCCATGCGGAAGATCTCTGTGCGCTGATGGATGAGCTGGGGATAAGCCATGCTCATCTGGTCGGGACTTCCTACGGATCGGAAGTCGCTATGGAATTTGCTATCCTTTATCCCCATAAGGTAGATTCCCTCGTGTTGATCGATGGAGTCAGCGAACTGGATCCCGTGCTGAAAAGCGCTGTCGAGTCCTGGCAGCTGACCGCCGAAGCTGATCCCCGGCTATTCTACAGAACGATCATCCCCTGGAATTACTCTCCTGGCTATCTGGAAGAGAATCTGGGCAAACTCAGGGAACGGGAAGAGTCAATCAGCAAACTGCCGCAGGAATATTTTGACGGATTCTGCCGGCTCTGTGATTCATTTCTTAAAATTGATCTGACCGAAAGGCTGAAGGAGATAATGGCTCCCGCTCTCGTTCTGGTCGGTGAAAAAGATATTCTCAAACATAGAGGTTTCTCGGAAATCATCAATAGCGCCATACCCCAGTCCTGGATGGAAATCATTCCCGATGCAGGGCATGCCGTGGTAATTGAGCAGCCGGAAGTTGTCGCGAAAAGAATTAATCGGTTTATGGAAGTGATCAGCAGCTGA
- a CDS encoding ketoacyl-ACP synthase III translates to MASINIKGVGIYAPGEPIDNHELMELTGIEIDPEKMENKLGIVNRHIAHLRGMDETTADFAEKAALAAIADAQIDPEDIGLFIAATDTPEYISPATGVLLQGRIQKGERYSCAFDIASSCASFTTALDVAANMLSGRPDIKYALVTGIYNMPAFVRPGDAFGYSIFADGAGAFILERTEEQKYLAGFQLADGTQWDFIGVYTGGTRIPFTKEKLEAGQYGLEMWQRLPGDRNVNLWPKVVRKALEKAGLEKADHYFFTQINRAVIHEVMDILVEPYEKTTTVMDKYGYTGSACIPMAFFHAVKEGRIKRGDRIVTIASGAGLAVGCNVFIY, encoded by the coding sequence ATGGCATCAATCAATATAAAAGGGGTCGGCATTTATGCTCCCGGGGAACCGATAGACAATCATGAGTTAATGGAATTGACGGGGATTGAGATTGATCCCGAAAAAATGGAGAACAAACTGGGCATTGTCAATCGCCATATAGCTCATCTCCGGGGAATGGATGAGACGACGGCTGATTTCGCAGAAAAAGCCGCGCTGGCAGCCATTGCCGATGCGCAGATCGATCCGGAAGATATCGGACTTTTTATCGCAGCGACCGATACGCCCGAGTATATCAGCCCCGCAACGGGAGTCCTGCTTCAGGGGCGGATCCAGAAAGGGGAGCGCTATTCCTGCGCTTTTGATATTGCCTCTTCCTGTGCAAGTTTTACCACGGCCCTTGATGTGGCCGCCAATATGCTTTCGGGACGCCCCGATATCAAATACGCTCTGGTTACGGGAATCTACAATATGCCGGCTTTCGTTCGCCCCGGCGACGCCTTCGGCTATTCGATTTTTGCCGATGGCGCTGGCGCTTTCATTCTGGAACGGACGGAAGAACAGAAGTATCTGGCCGGATTCCAGCTTGCCGACGGAACCCAATGGGATTTTATCGGCGTCTATACAGGCGGTACGCGAATCCCCTTTACGAAAGAAAAACTCGAGGCGGGTCAGTACGGTCTGGAAATGTGGCAGCGCCTTCCCGGAGACCGGAATGTCAACCTCTGGCCCAAGGTCGTGCGCAAGGCTCTTGAGAAAGCCGGTCTTGAAAAAGCGGACCATTACTTTTTCACCCAGATAAACAGGGCGGTCATCCATGAAGTGATGGATATTCTCGTAGAGCCCTATGAGAAAACCACAACGGTAATGGACAAATACGGTTATACGGGATCAGCCTGTATCCCCATGGCGTTTTTTCATGCCGTAAAAGAAGGCAGGATAAAAAGAGGCGACCGGATTGTAACCATAGCGAGCGGAGCCGGTCTGGCGGTGGGATGCAATGTCTTCATTTATTGA
- a CDS encoding TetR/AcrR family transcriptional regulator, whose amino-acid sequence MAKLTKKSLETKQTLLRSAEQLFSAKWYETVSVPEISRHAGKSSGAFYNYFKNKEEIFLSLLNRFLEIFQGELEKISGGTLEERMESFIDITIGTAETYRDLVTIFREGQYRYNEMEQRLKAIYVDALTKVYGRELTENEYLYITGPVRFISIRSLYHKRPYDRNSLMELLLRGMYGGMSIDRDKVFGPVSFDDETAPENTRDILLAKAVELFGEEGFHQVNVYDITRQSRFAVGTFYRHFESKEQILEELVEMIGKKTRSVIAGSMENDLNPLEQTIRGFYAFIRMFEKHPAYYKIVREAEFVIDKTVEDYYNRFEKGYLKQQYPEKMDPVTMANALSGIGHYFGIEDIFSHNIDNIESGLLRVGSFLQSGIRE is encoded by the coding sequence ATGGCAAAATTGACGAAGAAATCGCTTGAAACGAAACAGACTCTGCTCCGATCGGCGGAGCAGCTTTTTTCCGCCAAGTGGTACGAGACCGTTTCTGTTCCCGAGATCAGCCGTCACGCGGGGAAATCGAGCGGGGCTTTCTACAATTACTTCAAAAATAAAGAGGAAATCTTTCTGAGCCTGCTCAATCGGTTCCTTGAGATTTTCCAGGGCGAGCTTGAAAAAATCAGCGGCGGAACCCTGGAGGAGAGGATGGAATCCTTCATCGACATAACCATAGGCACAGCCGAAACATACCGGGATCTGGTTACCATCTTCAGAGAAGGTCAGTACCGCTACAATGAGATGGAACAGAGGCTGAAGGCAATTTATGTCGACGCTTTGACAAAAGTTTACGGAAGGGAACTGACGGAAAATGAATATCTCTATATAACAGGTCCCGTCCGTTTTATTTCCATCAGAAGTCTGTATCACAAAAGGCCTTATGACCGGAATTCTCTTATGGAACTTCTCCTGCGGGGGATGTACGGCGGTATGTCTATTGACCGGGACAAGGTTTTCGGTCCTGTCAGCTTCGACGATGAGACGGCGCCGGAAAACACACGGGATATTCTTCTGGCCAAAGCTGTGGAGCTTTTCGGAGAAGAAGGGTTTCATCAGGTCAATGTCTACGATATTACCAGACAGTCCCGCTTTGCCGTGGGGACTTTCTACCGGCATTTCGAGTCAAAGGAGCAGATTCTGGAAGAGCTGGTTGAAATGATCGGGAAAAAGACCCGTTCTGTTATCGCCGGTTCCATGGAAAATGATCTGAATCCTCTGGAACAGACGATCCGGGGGTTCTACGCCTTTATCAGGATGTTCGAGAAGCATCCCGCTTACTATAAAATTGTCCGTGAAGCGGAGTTTGTCATAGATAAAACCGTTGAAGATTATTACAACCGCTTCGAAAAGGGGTATCTGAAACAGCAGTACCCCGAAAAAATGGATCCCGTTACCATGGCGAACGCTTTATCAGGTATCGGCCATTATTTCGGGATCGAGGATATTTTCAGTCACAATATCGATAATATAGAATCCGGTTTGTTAAGGGTCGGTTCGTTCCTCCAGTCCGGCATCAGAGAATAA
- a CDS encoding alpha/beta fold hydrolase gives MNLPEEIVKRKMAFQPPADGKTAMVRGCEVFYREKGTGPVLLYIHGNLGYHGWFNDLMDIPGYRTIAPDMPNFGFSGRIESSEVEDYAAYLLDFLEVLGVGSAVVTGHSLGGCVAQSMAVKKPDSVKKMILIDSGSYKGLHTPEESYPIFEQYKVNYQFLKAALSAIMPQLEEGKRKEELVDGALLMSHHCYVGHARSLSRFDLTGKTGLQGIPVLVIRGEDDILITSEMAEETAEAWKGALHILPSSGHSPLVEVPETFKTLMMEFLD, from the coding sequence ATGAATCTGCCCGAAGAAATTGTAAAGCGTAAGATGGCTTTTCAGCCGCCTGCCGATGGCAAAACCGCCATGGTTAGGGGATGTGAGGTTTTTTACAGGGAAAAAGGGACCGGACCGGTTCTTCTCTATATCCACGGCAACCTGGGGTATCACGGATGGTTTAATGATCTTATGGATATCCCCGGATACAGGACGATTGCTCCCGATATGCCTAATTTCGGTTTTTCCGGAAGGATTGAGAGTTCCGAAGTTGAAGACTATGCCGCCTATCTTCTCGATTTTCTCGAAGTTCTCGGCGTTGGTTCCGCTGTTGTGACAGGTCATTCTCTCGGGGGATGTGTCGCCCAGAGCATGGCGGTTAAAAAACCGGATTCAGTAAAGAAAATGATTCTTATAGATTCCGGGTCCTACAAGGGGCTGCACACTCCTGAAGAATCCTATCCGATTTTCGAACAGTATAAAGTCAACTACCAGTTTCTGAAAGCCGCTTTAAGCGCCATTATGCCGCAGTTGGAAGAGGGAAAAAGAAAAGAGGAGCTGGTGGACGGCGCGTTGCTGATGAGTCATCACTGTTATGTCGGGCACGCCCGCTCTCTCAGCCGGTTCGACTTGACAGGCAAAACCGGGCTTCAGGGGATTCCCGTTCTCGTCATTCGCGGGGAGGATGATATTCTTATAACCTCCGAAATGGCCGAAGAAACAGCCGAGGCCTGGAAAGGCGCTCTTCATATCCTCCCGTCATCGGGACATTCCCCGCTGGTCGAAGTCCCTGAAACGTTTAAAACGCTTATGATGGAGTTTCTGGACTGA
- a CDS encoding acetyl-CoA C-acetyltransferase: protein MSKVYICGAKRTPVGSYGGTLKDVSLGDLGAHCIKAVLDQTGLAPEAVDEVIIGNVMSADQGMGPARQASVKAGIPVERPAWAANMICGSGMKSIMLAAQAIQTGQSRVVMAGGMENMSSLPMLVPGQVRFGTKMGDLTMKDSLISDGLTDYFNNYHMGVTAENIAEKYAITREDQDKFAVDSQKKAAAARKEGRFKDEIAPITLKVRRKDVLFADDEYIKDDTTLEGLGKLRPAFKKDGTVTAGNSSGINDGASAVLVASDEAAEANGLTPMAEIVAFHQVGLDPAYMGMGPYYAIKGLMEKAYLSLDDVGLIELNEAFASQSIGCVKALAEDFSVPEQSLYDKINVNGGAIAIGHPLGASGNRILVTLLYEMKKRNVEYGIASLCIGGGMGVAMLIKNVK from the coding sequence ATGAGTAAAGTATATATATGCGGCGCCAAAAGAACGCCGGTCGGTTCCTACGGGGGAACTCTCAAAGATGTCTCTCTCGGCGATCTGGGAGCGCATTGTATCAAAGCTGTTCTCGATCAGACAGGGCTCGCTCCCGAAGCGGTCGATGAAGTGATCATAGGTAATGTCATGTCCGCCGATCAGGGAATGGGCCCGGCCCGTCAGGCCTCGGTTAAAGCGGGGATTCCTGTGGAAAGGCCGGCCTGGGCGGCTAATATGATCTGCGGCAGCGGAATGAAATCAATCATGCTGGCCGCGCAGGCCATTCAGACAGGGCAGAGCCGAGTGGTCATGGCCGGCGGGATGGAGAATATGAGTTCTCTTCCCATGCTGGTTCCGGGACAGGTGCGCTTCGGAACGAAGATGGGTGATCTGACTATGAAAGATTCTCTGATTTCCGACGGTCTCACTGATTATTTCAACAATTATCATATGGGCGTCACAGCGGAAAATATCGCTGAGAAATACGCCATTACCAGAGAGGATCAGGACAAATTCGCCGTTGACAGCCAGAAGAAAGCGGCAGCGGCCAGAAAAGAGGGACGTTTCAAAGATGAAATTGCCCCGATAACCCTTAAGGTCAGGCGGAAAGATGTTCTTTTTGCTGATGATGAGTACATTAAGGACGATACGACTCTTGAAGGCCTCGGTAAGCTGAGACCGGCTTTCAAAAAGGATGGAACCGTTACAGCCGGAAATTCCAGCGGGATCAATGACGGGGCTTCAGCGGTTCTCGTCGCTTCCGATGAAGCAGCAGAGGCTAACGGGCTGACTCCCATGGCCGAAATCGTAGCCTTCCATCAGGTCGGACTCGATCCGGCTTATATGGGGATGGGACCATATTACGCGATTAAGGGACTGATGGAAAAAGCCTACCTGTCTTTAGATGATGTGGGTCTTATCGAACTGAACGAAGCCTTTGCCAGCCAGTCCATCGGTTGTGTGAAAGCTCTGGCGGAAGATTTTTCCGTGCCCGAACAGTCTCTCTATGATAAGATCAATGTTAACGGCGGAGCCATTGCCATCGGACACCCTCTCGGTGCCAGCGGCAACCGGATTCTTGTGACTCTTCTCTATGAAATGAAGAAGAGGAATGTGGAGTACGGAATCGCTTCTCTCTGCATCGGCGGAGGGATGGGCGTGGCCATGCTGATAAAAAACGTGAAATAG